One window of the Prochlorococcus marinus XMU1411 genome contains the following:
- a CDS encoding potassium channel family protein, with the protein MKLRLFEFYFIKDYLRPWFGLIYSLFFLFFLGAIGYRITEGWEWSDCLWMVLITITTIGFGEVQPLSPEGRIVTVLVIVGGLIFIQFTFQKAVRLFESGYFQRVNELRFKRILRKMENHVILCGYGRVGQEISNQIKTQNIPIIVVESDEDRKKIAEENGLEVLCADATLDETLKLAGLEKCKSLVVTLPNDAANLYVVLSAKGIRSSIRVIARAGTEEAASKLRLAGASIVVSPYIAAGRAMASMALRPIAIDFLDLLAGSECEIEEFELSNDISLFETAEKRSLSELGIGKKSGAKILAIKENEKLFTNPGGNFILQPGQVLIAFGSKEQLNILNGLLGNLVVAVELLK; encoded by the coding sequence ATGAAGCTTAGATTATTTGAGTTCTATTTTATTAAAGACTATTTAAGGCCTTGGTTTGGTCTTATCTATTCTTTATTCTTTCTGTTTTTTTTAGGTGCAATTGGCTATCGAATAACAGAGGGATGGGAATGGAGTGATTGCTTATGGATGGTTCTAATCACAATAACCACTATTGGTTTTGGAGAAGTTCAACCTTTAAGTCCTGAAGGCAGGATCGTAACTGTTTTAGTAATCGTAGGCGGATTGATCTTTATTCAATTTACCTTTCAAAAAGCTGTTAGATTATTCGAATCCGGCTATTTTCAAAGAGTAAACGAATTACGTTTTAAAAGAATTCTTAGAAAAATGGAAAATCATGTAATTTTGTGTGGATATGGGAGGGTAGGTCAGGAAATTTCTAACCAAATAAAAACGCAAAATATCCCAATTATTGTTGTTGAGAGCGATGAAGATAGAAAAAAGATTGCTGAAGAAAATGGTTTAGAAGTACTTTGTGCTGATGCGACTCTTGATGAGACGTTAAAACTGGCTGGATTAGAAAAATGCAAAAGTTTGGTTGTTACCTTACCAAATGATGCTGCTAATTTATATGTCGTTTTAAGCGCTAAAGGGATAAGAAGTTCTATAAGAGTAATAGCAAGAGCTGGAACTGAAGAAGCTGCAAGTAAGTTGAGATTAGCTGGGGCAAGTATAGTCGTAAGCCCTTATATCGCAGCAGGAAGAGCAATGGCATCAATGGCTTTAAGACCTATAGCCATTGATTTTCTAGATCTTTTAGCAGGGAGTGAATGTGAAATTGAAGAATTTGAATTAAGTAATGATATTAGTCTTTTTGAAACAGCAGAGAAAAGATCACTTTCTGAACTAGGAATAGGTAAAAAGAGTGGTGCGAAAATATTAGCTATTAAAGAAAACGAAAAGTTGTTTACTAATCCTGGAGGTAATTTCATACTTCAGCCAGGTCAGGTATTAATAGCATTTGGTAGTAAAGAACAGCTAAATATTTTGAACGGTTTGTTGGGTAATCTTGTTGTAGCAGTAGAGTTATTAAAATAG
- the pstS gene encoding phosphate ABC transporter substrate-binding protein PstS: MFIFKKTLIFSSVISLILSPSAMASKRLSGAGASFPSKIYTRWFFDLAKDGGPRVNYQAVGSGSGRKAFIDETVNFGASDDPMKDSDIEKVKRGLVQIPMVGGTIAFGYNYDCDLKLTQEQAVQVAMGMIKNWKELGCKSGKLTWTHRSDGSGTTKAFTNSMEAFSKTWNLGTGKSVKWPSGVGAKGNSGVAGVIQNTPGAIGYVNQSYIKGKVRAAALQNLSGEFVTPNTEAGAIALNGINLDKNLAGKNPNPTAKGAYPIATLTWILAYEKGNGRNTNAIQDTFYKLLSDEYQDKASALGFVPLKGEILNKSRAAVKKIGR, translated from the coding sequence GTGTTCATTTTCAAAAAAACCCTGATTTTCTCTTCTGTAATTTCATTAATACTTTCTCCATCTGCAATGGCTTCAAAAAGATTGAGTGGAGCTGGTGCATCATTTCCTTCGAAAATTTATACCAGGTGGTTTTTTGACTTAGCTAAAGATGGAGGCCCTAGAGTTAATTATCAAGCAGTAGGTTCTGGTTCTGGCAGAAAAGCCTTCATAGATGAAACTGTAAATTTTGGTGCATCAGATGATCCTATGAAAGATTCTGATATAGAGAAAGTTAAAAGAGGACTTGTTCAAATTCCGATGGTAGGCGGAACAATTGCGTTTGGATATAACTATGATTGCGATTTAAAACTAACTCAAGAGCAGGCTGTTCAAGTAGCAATGGGAATGATAAAAAATTGGAAGGAATTAGGATGCAAGTCAGGTAAATTAACTTGGACGCATCGTTCTGATGGTTCAGGCACCACTAAAGCTTTTACTAATTCTATGGAAGCTTTTTCTAAAACCTGGAATTTAGGTACTGGTAAATCTGTTAAATGGCCTTCGGGAGTTGGAGCAAAAGGAAATTCTGGTGTTGCAGGTGTTATACAAAATACTCCCGGAGCAATTGGTTATGTCAATCAATCATATATAAAAGGGAAGGTAAGAGCTGCAGCTTTACAAAATCTTTCTGGCGAATTCGTTACTCCGAATACTGAAGCAGGAGCAATAGCTTTAAACGGAATAAATCTTGATAAGAACTTGGCGGGTAAAAATCCAAACCCAACCGCTAAAGGAGCTTATCCAATAGCAACCTTAACTTGGATACTCGCTTATGAAAAAGGTAATGGTAGGAATACTAATGCAATTCAAGATACATTCTATAAATTGCTCAGTGATGAATACCAAGATAAAGCTTCTGCCTTAGGTTTTGTTCCCTTGAAAGGAGAAATTTTAAATAAATCAAGAGCCGCCGTTAAAAAAATAGGTAGATAA
- the pstC gene encoding phosphate ABC transporter permease subunit PstC, whose amino-acid sequence MEEKLTLFKNRKRFGIEKNIDIIFKNTALVLSSFVAIILLGIILVVFFQSFESFSRYGLKFLVTSEWNPVKDEYGAFTAIYGTLVTSFLSLLITIPLGVGTAIFITEDFVPKVFREIIGSFVELLAAIPSVVLGLWAIFVMEPFFRAFFVFLHNFFGWIPLFSTEPTGRNSLLAILILVVMLLPIVTSIARDSLNQVPKKLRNAAYGIGASRWKTIFSVILPAALSGIMAGVLLALGRAMGETMAVTMIIGNSNAFSWSLLSPGYTISSMLANQFGEADGSQVSSLFYAAFVLMILSLVVNIFAQWLVKKFSLKY is encoded by the coding sequence ATGGAAGAGAAATTAACTCTTTTCAAGAATCGTAAAAGATTCGGTATCGAAAAAAATATAGATATTATCTTCAAGAATACTGCCCTAGTCTTGTCTAGTTTCGTAGCAATAATACTTTTAGGAATTATTTTAGTAGTCTTTTTTCAGTCATTTGAATCATTTTCAAGGTATGGATTGAAGTTTCTAGTAACTTCTGAATGGAATCCTGTAAAAGATGAATACGGTGCTTTTACTGCAATATATGGCACATTAGTAACTTCATTCCTATCGCTATTAATAACTATCCCTTTGGGAGTTGGAACTGCAATATTTATTACCGAGGACTTTGTCCCAAAAGTTTTTAGAGAAATAATAGGTTCATTTGTTGAATTATTAGCAGCAATTCCATCAGTTGTATTGGGACTTTGGGCAATATTTGTAATGGAACCTTTTTTTAGAGCCTTTTTTGTCTTTTTACACAATTTCTTTGGTTGGATACCTTTATTCAGCACAGAACCTACCGGCAGGAATTCTTTGTTAGCAATATTGATTTTAGTAGTAATGCTTTTGCCAATAGTGACCTCCATTGCAAGGGATTCACTTAATCAGGTTCCTAAAAAGCTAAGAAATGCAGCATATGGAATTGGAGCAAGTAGATGGAAAACAATATTTTCAGTGATTTTGCCTGCAGCATTATCAGGAATTATGGCAGGTGTCTTATTAGCTTTAGGAAGGGCAATGGGTGAAACTATGGCTGTCACAATGATTATTGGTAATTCAAATGCATTTAGTTGGTCTCTATTGTCTCCTGGATATACGATTTCCTCCATGCTCGCAAACCAGTTTGGTGAGGCAGATGGAAGTCAGGTTTCATCACTCTTTTATGCAGCTTTTGTCCTGATGATCCTATCTTTAGTGGTAAATATCTTTGCGCAATGGCTAGTTAAGAAATTTAGTCTCAAATATTAG
- the pstA gene encoding phosphate ABC transporter permease PstA translates to MNSLYYQKRLSRNIGDKFFTSLSVICALIAILPLIFLVTYILIKGGSQITPELFTLEPNPPGDDLDAGGINPALIGTLIITTIASIIAIPVGVGGGIYLAEYSKGGAFSRFIRFGVNVLAGVPSIIAGVFIYALIVSTKILFGSMYSGLAGGMALSILMLPTVIKTTDEGLKLVPNELRYASLGVGASMYTTILKVTLPSAFRSIATGVVLGIARAAGETAPLIFTALFSYYYITGFGDLFYEMGSLSVLIYNFALEPYDAQNKLAWAASFILVLSILSVNIFSRILAAFTEKTKRV, encoded by the coding sequence ATGAATTCACTCTATTACCAGAAAAGATTATCAAGAAATATAGGAGATAAATTCTTTACTTCTTTATCAGTAATTTGTGCATTGATCGCAATACTTCCTTTGATTTTTTTGGTGACTTATATTCTCATCAAAGGTGGATCTCAAATCACACCAGAACTATTTACTTTAGAACCAAATCCACCTGGAGACGATTTAGATGCGGGTGGTATTAATCCTGCATTGATAGGGACATTAATAATAACTACCATTGCTTCAATTATTGCGATACCAGTAGGTGTTGGCGGGGGCATATATCTAGCTGAATATTCTAAAGGCGGTGCTTTTTCAAGGTTTATTAGATTTGGGGTAAATGTTTTAGCTGGAGTCCCCTCAATAATTGCTGGTGTATTTATTTATGCCTTAATTGTTTCAACAAAGATCTTATTTGGAAGTATGTACAGTGGCTTGGCCGGAGGTATGGCACTTTCAATATTAATGTTGCCTACTGTGATTAAAACCACTGACGAAGGTTTAAAGTTGGTTCCGAATGAATTGAGATATGCTTCTCTTGGTGTTGGAGCAAGTATGTACACAACCATATTGAAAGTTACATTACCTTCCGCATTTAGATCTATTGCTACTGGAGTCGTTCTTGGTATCGCAAGAGCCGCAGGCGAAACAGCACCTTTGATATTTACGGCTTTATTCTCTTACTACTACATAACAGGCTTTGGGGACTTGTTTTATGAGATGGGTTCCTTGTCTGTGTTGATATATAACTTTGCCCTTGAACCTTATGATGCTCAAAATAAATTAGCCTGGGCAGCTTCCTTTATTCTTGTTTTATCGATACTATCAGTAAATATATTTTCAAGGATATTGGCTGCTTTTACAGAGAAAACTAAGAGAGTATAA